A genomic window from Exiguobacterium acetylicum DSM 20416 includes:
- a CDS encoding CoA-binding protein, which translates to MITDQQARQYLKDAKRIAVVGVSSDSGKTANWIADYLVQHGYEVIPVNPTLNEWNGQKVYPSVASIPGHIDIVDVFRRSEFLADVAKDAVAHGDVGMIWNQLGLSSVEAESLALGAGIPYIENRCIKIEHQYL; encoded by the coding sequence ATGATTACCGATCAACAAGCACGTCAATATTTGAAGGATGCCAAACGCATTGCGGTCGTCGGCGTCTCAAGTGATTCCGGGAAGACGGCGAACTGGATCGCTGACTACTTAGTCCAACATGGATACGAAGTCATTCCAGTCAATCCGACGTTAAACGAGTGGAACGGTCAAAAAGTCTATCCGAGTGTCGCGAGCATTCCAGGGCACATCGATATCGTCGATGTTTTCCGTCGGTCGGAGTTTTTAGCGGATGTCGCGAAAGATGCTGTCGCTCATGGTGACGTCGGGATGATTTGGAATCAGCTCGGTCTCTCAAGTGTTGAAGCCGAGAGCCTGGCACTCGGTGCCGGCATTCCTTATATTGAGAATCGTTGCATCAAGATTGAGCATCAATATCTGTGA